The sequence GTGGTTTTGGCGGTTGCCCGATGGCGGCCGACGAACTTACGGGAAACCTGCCAACCGAAGACATTATTGAGGCACTCACGAATGAGGGCGTTTCGCTTAATCTTAACCAGGACGCATTCCAGAAAGCACTGACATTGTCAGCAGCGATATTTATTTAAACGTATCACGGATAGAAACCAACTCAATCGTAGTAGCTACCATTGTCATGCAACACGGGGAAGTCACTACATAAACATAACCTGTATCTCTTCTTTTACGGCCTTGAGTGCTTCGGCAGTTGGTAGTCGGTCTTTCTGAATAATACGCTCAAAAATACGCTTGGAGAGTTCAAGCGCAGGCGCATCGGGTCGAGTGTCGCCGGATGCCTGATTAATAAGTGTCATTACGTCGTTCATAGCGGCCTGAATCTTATCCCAAACCGCCTGACTCATGTATACCTGCTGGGATAAGTTATGGTTATATTCATCCCGGATTTCCTGTAAAAGTCGTTGCTGAAACTCCAGCGTTGTGGTGGCAGTTCCACCTAACCGCAATAAGAGATTGTTAGGGCTGATTCGCTCTAAAAAGAGCACCATTCGTTCATAAGCCTGCAACCGGACAGGGACAACCGTTTCGGTGTAGCGGGTCTTAACCTCGAAGCGATGACGGTCAGCCTCCCGTTCCAGCAATAGCTTAACGGTCACATACATGCCATAGAGAACCAATCCGGCGGGTACAATCAATTTTAAAAAATCACTCAGCAACTCCATAAAAGGAAAAACGTTGTTTAGTTAAAAATGGGTAATTTTGAAAAAAGGCTTTCGGTTTATGGTCGTTGGCTGGCTGACTCGCCAACACATTCTGAGTCGGCAAACCAATTACCAAAAGACACAAACTGTTGGCCACACACTAACTATGCTGGTACTTGATAATCCTGTCCGGGTTCGGCCTGAAGCGCGGCAGCAGTTAATGGACACGTTACAGGCCAATAAAATTCCTGACGAATACGGTTTGCGAATTGGTATCCGGGGAGGTGGCTGTGGAGCATCCTGGTTACTGGGTTTCGATGTGCCTGGCTCTTCCGACGAAGTGTATAACGTTGAAGGTGTTCGCATCATTATTGATCGCAGGCATTTGTTGTACGTACTGGGTGCCGAAATTGGGTACGAACCAGGCGGTTTTACCGTAGAAAAAGAACAGACTTCCGTGGGTAGTTCTCAGTAGGCAGATTCTCAGTTAATAGTGGACTATTTTCTGTAGGCGAAAAAAATCATTCCTATTTTCAATAAGTAGCTGACTGAGCACTATTAATTGAAGACTGCCGACTAAAATTGGCATGATTTTAGGTCAGTTTTGACCAAACTCTCCCTCTGGGTTCGTGAAGCGAATTGAACAACATATTTTTTTAGTATTAGCTATACTGGCTGTTAGCCTATCGGTATTGTGTTATTGGATTCTGGAGCAAAATGCCCCGGGAGCGACCGATGAGCAATACATGACTGCCGTACAGCAGCGGGTGAAGGAGGAGATGCGGGTCAGTACCGACGAACTGGACCAGGTGGCCGAAAAAGTCCGGCAAACGCCAAACGCTACGTTTGCCAGTATGAGCCAGCCAACCCAGTATCCTTATTTTATTTTTCGTCGCAAATCCGGCCAGCGTAGCGAGCCTAAATTGTTGTTCTGGTCTGATTACCGATTTATTCCCGATTATTCCCGAATTGCTTCCGTAACATTTCCAACGTTAATTAATTTCGACGAGGGCACCTACATTGTGAGTCGTCGACGGGTTCGAAGTGGGGCTGATTCACTGGATGTTTTTTCGCTGGTCAACATTTTTCGCCAGTATCGAAACAATAATACGTATTTAGAGTCAGGCTATAATCCCGCTTTGTTTGCCATTGATCCAGAAGCGATTACCAACGATCGTACGAATGTTTATCATGCAATCTACGACAACACACCGGTGTATTTGTTTTCGGTGGTTCCTCCCAAAGTTGATGTGTACCGGAATCATTCAACACCCGTCAATACCGTAATTCTGGCCACATTAGGCGTTGTCTTTCTGGGTTTGTACGTGCTGCAGGCGCTGGCTCGCTTCAAGCGCAGTCGGCGTTATGAACTGGGCTTTGCCTGGCTGGCCCTCTATCTGGTCGTTTTGCGAGCGGTGATGCTCTACTTTGGCGTCCCGTTTTTATTTTTTGAATCCGATCTGTTTAACGCCAAATTTTATGCTTCATCCATACTGGTGCCGTCACTGGGCGACTTGTTGCTGAATGCGGTCGTGATTCTTATTCTGTCTTATTACTGGGTCGGCCATTATTATCACTCCTGGAGTTATGCTAAGCTGATCCATTTGCCTTCCGGCACAAAGAAAATTATATCGATTGCGTGCGTCGTATTGAGTTATCTGGCATTCTCCAGTTGTTATGATGAATTGAATAACATTTATGAGAAGTCACAGTTCACGCTGGATATTACCCTTAATATTCGATTTTCGC comes from Spirosoma aureum and encodes:
- a CDS encoding DUF7935 family protein — its product is MELLSDFLKLIVPAGLVLYGMYVTVKLLLEREADRHRFEVKTRYTETVVPVRLQAYERMVLFLERISPNNLLLRLGGTATTTLEFQQRLLQEIRDEYNHNLSQQVYMSQAVWDKIQAAMNDVMTLINQASGDTRPDAPALELSKRIFERIIQKDRLPTAEALKAVKEEIQVMFM
- a CDS encoding iron-sulfur cluster assembly accessory protein, which codes for MLVLDNPVRVRPEARQQLMDTLQANKIPDEYGLRIGIRGGGCGASWLLGFDVPGSSDEVYNVEGVRIIIDRRHLLYVLGAEIGYEPGGFTVEKEQTSVGSSQ